One region of Primulina tabacum isolate GXHZ01 chromosome 1, ASM2559414v2, whole genome shotgun sequence genomic DNA includes:
- the LOC142520744 gene encoding uncharacterized protein LOC142520744, translating to MELEAYHRICIMDDMSSDFDRLEHARRTAEATYAKFPLDADNLTRWGRVLLELAQFHRCPECKKMVLDDAISKLEEALEVDRRKHDALWALGNGYTSKAAQYYEQAAQLEPSNELYKKSSEVAAKVPELHLEFHKHGFSQQALGPDPSAPTSTKGSPDRYIYRCCKSCARKRQTIYLPQEMVFEFLSHLPAQVLLDVMMHVSNDWNLVVHSRAFTQHHLRNSTSGILIQEWMSPYNAIYVEMRRGCLEISKLDYMFKDVARTSCNGLVLLPDPVEHPPILHVVNPLTKQQTVLPRYLHDTKDHVVFGLAFVEASMENERDGVHCGPLVTGGYVSWIGESFVLTLNVETEAVCRFLAPQLSGKIGKFLAMGSKLSFVSRNRKCMRDVWEMNPKTGEVTMILRFDLKPVRRRFADSFKVKDMRSVVPICWLVVREVLLYSHGFATRHYVAYNVKTGEIQSIELGSCAKKHHFEAHVNSLVSLEGF from the exons ATGGAACTCGAAGCTTATCATAGAATTTGCATCATGGATGATATGTCTAGCGATTTCGATCGTCTCGAGCACGCTCGCAGAACCGCCGAAGCTACCTACGCAAAATTTCCCCTCGATGCTGAT AATTTGACTAGATGGGGCAGGGTGTTACTGGAGTTAGCGCAGTTTCACAGATGCCCGGAGTGCAAGAAGATGGTTCTAG ATGATGCTATATCCAAGTTAGAGGAGGCACTGGAGGTTGACCGAAGAAAGCATGACGCTCTTTGGGCCCTTGGGAATGGATATACATCTAAGGCAGCTCAATACTATGAGCAAGCAGCGCAACTG GAACCATCGAACGAACTTTATAAGAAATCTTCAGAAGTGGCAGCAAAG GTTCCTGAGTTGCATTTGGAGTTCCACAAGCATGGTTTCTCTCAGCAGGCTCTGGGACCAGACCCTTCTGCACCTACAAGTACAAAG GGGTCCCCCGACCGTTACATTTACCGTTGCTGCAAGAGTTGTGCGAGGAAGAGGCAAACCATATATCTTCCTCAAGAAATGGTTTTCGAATTTCTTTCTCATCTTCCGGCTCAGGTCTTACTTGATGTGATGATGCATGTTTCCAATGATTGGAACCTTGTCGTCCATTCCCGAGCTTTCACCCAGCACCATCTTCGGAATTCAACTAGTGGAATCCTAATCCAGGAATGGATGTCGCCCTACAATGCGATTTATGTGGAAATGCGAAGGGGTTGTCTGGAGATATCTAAGCTTGACTACATGTTTAAAGATGTAGCGCGGACTAGCTGTAACGGTTTAGTATTGCTCCCTGATCCCGTAGAGCATCCTCCTATTCTTCATGTTGTTAATCCCTTAACAAAGCAGCAGACCGTTCTTCCTCGATATTTGCATGATACAAAAGACCATGTAGTTTTTGGTTTAGCATTTGTTGAAGCTTCCATGGA AAATGAGAGAGATGGTGTCCATTGTGGTCCGTTGGTTACTGGAGGCTATGTAAGCTGGATAGGGGAAAGTTTTGTTTTGACGTTGAATGTTGAGACTGAAGCCGTTTGCCGTTTCCTTGCTCCTCAATTGTCAGGTAAAATCGGAAAATTTTTGGCGATGGGAAGTAAGCTATCCTTTGTTTCTCGGAACCGCAAGTGTATGAGGGATGTTTGGGAAATGAATCCCAAAACTGGGGAAGTAACTATGATTcttagatttgatttgaaacCAGTGAGACGTAGATTTGCGGACTCGTTCAAGGTCAAGGATATGAGATCAGTAGTTCCCATTTGTTGGTTAGTCGTTAGGGAGGTGTTGCTCTACTCTCATGGGTTCGCCACGAGGCATTACGTAGCTTATAATGTTAAAACAGGAGAGATTCAGTCGATTGAGCTGGGCAGCTGTGCAAAAAAGCACCATTTTGAAGCCCATGTGAACAGCTTGGTCTCGTTGGAAGGATTTTAA